One stretch of Pigmentiphaga aceris DNA includes these proteins:
- a CDS encoding MMPL family transporter translates to MVSERLALRAFLVLLVVMLATAAWQWRGAAPVSANLLELLPDEMPSQVEQQAVTRIEEPLNRELLVLVGHADRDRALKLAETLQAQWAQHAIFDKVQWQFQPDLDGLRKQLLAGRLAYLPAADAVQLAQDPHAFFQARAAELQNPFGAVSPVAAQDDWLGLSGRILKGLVNPTRMQTDLGTGALVSEYDGKYWTLLRGHTKVNAFDLQVPAQAAELVQQARDLVGADNGTVLATGGMLYAAAASDQAKREMSLMGSIATAGSLLLLLGSFRRWRAVMVLIPVAAGSLSGLVICVAVFGKIHVLTLVLGMSLTGVTIDYAMHYLSKSFTLRPWNVRRALELVLPGLTLSMLTSSLGYLTLAWAPFPALRQIAVFSIASLAGAYLCAICLLPPLLKGFKPAAHSHLLTVSQFLVRSQRKIRRLRSYTSLALLLLLGLGGILMLNAQDDLRQWVAPSRALQEEARQVSMITGYQPTSQFFLVSGATEDEVLQRQAALSARLDKARSAGGLQGYRSVDQLVSPVANQQALAKTLAGLPADALAPLSALGVPDEALRQEIDRLRALAPVAPSQALAGPLGELWRPLWMQTPDGFAGLTSLQGRVGSAELAALGKDLPGVKLVDRLGSLTELFSATRQTASWLMGAACLVMGGLLCFYFGLRDGMNILAVPVTSIVLTLGVLGYTGQPLTLFVLFGLILVLTIGVDYAIFMFESIAGRSTTLAGVILDAGTTLLSFGLLALSETPAVRSFGMAVGLGITFCFLLSPWTGQHHARRSTITTLARPKTL, encoded by the coding sequence GTTGCCCGACGAGATGCCCTCGCAGGTCGAACAGCAAGCCGTCACGCGCATCGAAGAACCGCTGAACCGCGAGCTGCTGGTCTTGGTCGGCCACGCGGATCGGGACCGTGCCCTGAAGCTTGCCGAGACCTTGCAGGCCCAGTGGGCGCAGCACGCCATCTTCGACAAGGTGCAATGGCAGTTCCAGCCCGACCTCGACGGTTTGCGCAAGCAGTTGCTGGCCGGCCGCTTGGCCTACCTGCCCGCAGCAGATGCCGTGCAACTGGCGCAAGACCCGCACGCCTTCTTCCAGGCACGCGCCGCTGAACTGCAAAACCCGTTCGGCGCGGTCAGTCCGGTTGCTGCCCAGGACGACTGGCTGGGCTTGAGCGGACGCATTCTGAAAGGCCTGGTCAACCCCACCCGCATGCAGACCGACCTGGGCACGGGCGCACTGGTCAGCGAGTACGACGGCAAGTACTGGACGCTGCTGCGCGGTCATACCAAGGTCAACGCCTTCGACCTGCAAGTTCCTGCCCAGGCTGCTGAACTGGTGCAACAGGCGCGTGATTTGGTCGGTGCCGACAACGGCACTGTACTGGCCACGGGCGGCATGCTGTACGCCGCCGCTGCCAGTGACCAGGCCAAGCGCGAGATGTCCTTGATGGGCAGTATTGCCACCGCAGGCAGCCTGTTGCTGCTGCTGGGCAGCTTCCGCCGCTGGCGTGCCGTGATGGTGTTGATTCCCGTTGCAGCCGGCAGCCTGAGCGGCCTGGTGATCTGCGTGGCCGTCTTCGGCAAGATCCATGTGCTGACCCTGGTACTGGGCATGAGCCTGACCGGGGTGACCATCGATTACGCCATGCATTACCTCAGCAAGAGCTTCACGCTGCGCCCCTGGAACGTGCGGCGGGCGCTTGAACTGGTGTTGCCGGGACTGACGCTCAGCATGCTGACCAGTTCGCTGGGTTACCTGACGCTGGCCTGGGCACCGTTCCCCGCCCTGCGTCAGATTGCCGTCTTTTCGATTGCCAGCCTGGCGGGCGCATACCTGTGCGCAATCTGCCTGTTGCCGCCCTTGCTGAAGGGCTTCAAGCCGGCCGCCCACAGCCATCTGCTGACGGTGTCGCAGTTCCTGGTGCGGAGCCAGCGCAAGATCCGCCGCCTGCGCTCATACACCAGCCTGGCACTGCTGTTGTTGCTGGGCCTGGGCGGCATTTTGATGCTGAACGCTCAGGATGACCTGCGTCAGTGGGTTGCCCCCTCACGTGCATTGCAGGAAGAAGCACGTCAGGTGTCGATGATTACAGGCTACCAGCCGACCAGTCAGTTCTTCCTGGTAAGCGGCGCAACCGAAGACGAAGTCCTGCAACGTCAGGCAGCCCTGTCGGCACGGTTGGACAAGGCGCGCAGTGCAGGCGGGTTGCAAGGCTATCGCTCGGTCGATCAGCTGGTATCGCCAGTGGCCAATCAGCAGGCGTTGGCCAAGACCTTGGCGGGACTTCCCGCCGATGCGTTGGCCCCGCTGAGCGCACTGGGTGTGCCGGACGAGGCATTGCGCCAGGAAATCGATCGATTGCGCGCGCTCGCCCCGGTTGCGCCCAGCCAGGCCTTGGCAGGCCCGCTGGGAGAACTGTGGCGTCCGTTGTGGATGCAGACGCCCGATGGTTTTGCGGGCCTGACCAGTCTGCAAGGCCGTGTCGGCAGCGCTGAGCTGGCAGCGCTTGGCAAAGACCTGCCAGGCGTCAAACTGGTGGATCGGCTGGGCAGCCTGACCGAGCTGTTCTCGGCCACACGCCAGACCGCGTCTTGGTTGATGGGCGCAGCCTGCCTGGTCATGGGCGGCTTGCTGTGCTTCTACTTCGGACTGCGCGACGGGATGAACATCCTCGCCGTGCCGGTCACGAGCATCGTGCTGACGCTGGGCGTGCTGGGTTACACCGGCCAGCCGCTGACCTTGTTCGTGTTGTTCGGGCTGATCTTGGTGCTGACCATCGGCGTCGACTACGCCATCTTCATGTTCGAGAGCATCGCCGGCCGCTCCACCACCCTGGCCGGGGTGATTCTCGACGCAGGCACCACTTTGCTGTCATTTGGCCTGCTGGCACTGAGCGAAACACCCGCCGTGCGCAGCTTCGGCATGGCCGTCGGCCTTGGCATCACCTTCTGTTTCCTGCTCTCGCCC